Proteins co-encoded in one Deltaproteobacteria bacterium genomic window:
- a CDS encoding D-tyrosyl-tRNA(Tyr) deacylase, protein MRLVVQRVSEASVRVEGVEKGSIGRGLAVLAGVEKGDGEKDMEYGAAKVLGLRIFEDSSGRMNLDVRDAAGGLLVVSQFTLLGDVRRGRRPSFERAEEPALAAPLFHTFLHILSRSGVPTVTGRFGARMELSLTNDGPVTILIDTKKLF, encoded by the coding sequence GTGAGACTGGTGGTCCAGCGCGTAAGCGAGGCGTCCGTAAGAGTGGAGGGCGTGGAGAAGGGCTCCATAGGGCGTGGGCTCGCCGTCCTCGCGGGCGTGGAGAAGGGCGACGGCGAAAAGGACATGGAGTACGGCGCGGCCAAGGTCCTGGGGCTGCGCATCTTCGAGGATTCCTCGGGACGCATGAACCTCGACGTAAGGGACGCGGCCGGCGGGCTGCTCGTGGTCTCCCAGTTCACGCTCCTCGGCGACGTGCGCAGGGGCCGCCGCCCCTCCTTCGAGCGCGCCGAGGAGCCGGCACTGGCGGCCCCGCTGTTCCACACCTTCCTCCATATCCTGTCCCGCAGCGGCGTGCCCACGGTGACGGGCCGTTTCGGGGCCCGCATGGAACTCTCGCTCACAAACGACGGTCCCGTGACGATCCTCATCGATACGAAAAAGCTCTTTTGA
- a CDS encoding mechanosensitive ion channel family protein: MDLNGPLLKSLAVAAAVMLAVLTVLLLLRSIFFRAVSRWARKTETGLDDLVIESFRTPSLYLALVISLYIAIGTSRLPQRYVEYGLKALFVFIIFSATLLFAKIGTALVRKAVERSGVDVPVTGLSQSVVNVVIYSIGLLIIFNGLGISITPIITALGVGGLAVALALQDTLSNLFAGIHILLEKPLRVGDYVKLDSGEEGYVSDIGWRTTRIRMLANNIVIVPNSRLAKATITNYFMPERRMSLLIPVAVSYDSDPQRIEDILLDEAKRGAGEINGLLADPPPFVRFSPGFGDSSLNFTLICQVGEFVDQYYVQHELRKRIFRRFREEGVEIPFPIRTVYLRKEDASGGGHQGDSA, translated from the coding sequence ATGGACCTGAACGGTCCCCTCCTGAAGAGCCTCGCTGTGGCGGCGGCGGTCATGCTCGCCGTGCTGACCGTACTGCTTCTGCTGCGAAGCATCTTCTTCCGGGCCGTAAGCCGCTGGGCCCGAAAGACCGAGACCGGCCTCGACGACCTCGTAATCGAATCCTTCAGAACGCCGTCGCTCTACCTGGCGCTCGTCATCTCGCTCTACATCGCCATAGGGACCTCCCGCCTTCCGCAGCGCTACGTGGAGTACGGGCTCAAGGCCCTCTTCGTCTTCATAATCTTCTCGGCCACACTCCTCTTCGCAAAGATAGGCACGGCGCTGGTGAGAAAGGCCGTCGAACGCTCGGGCGTCGACGTGCCCGTCACCGGGCTCTCCCAGAGTGTGGTCAACGTGGTGATCTACTCCATCGGGCTGCTCATCATCTTCAACGGCCTCGGCATCTCGATAACGCCCATCATAACGGCCCTCGGCGTGGGAGGACTGGCCGTTGCGCTGGCGCTCCAGGACACGCTCTCCAACCTCTTTGCAGGCATCCACATACTCCTTGAAAAGCCCCTCCGCGTGGGCGACTACGTGAAGCTCGACAGCGGCGAGGAGGGCTACGTCTCCGACATCGGCTGGCGCACCACGAGGATAAGGATGCTGGCCAACAACATCGTCATCGTTCCCAACAGCAGGCTCGCCAAGGCGACCATCACCAACTACTTCATGCCGGAGCGCCGCATGTCGCTCCTCATCCCCGTGGCCGTGAGCTACGACTCCGACCCCCAGCGCATCGAGGACATACTCCTCGACGAGGCGAAGAGGGGCGCAGGCGAAATCAACGGCCTGCTCGCCGACCCGCCGCCCTTTGTGCGCTTCTCGCCCGGCTTCGGCGACTCGTCGCTCAACTTCACCCTCATCTGCCAGGTCGGCGAGTTCGTCGACCAGTACTACGTGCAGCACGAGCTCAGGAAGAGGATATTCAGGAGATTCAGGGAGGAAGGCGTCGAGATACCCTTCCCCATAAGGACGGTCTATCTCAGGAAAGAAGACGCTTCCGGCGGCGGACATCAAGGAGATTCCGCCTGA
- a CDS encoding glycosyl transferase — translation MADFYQTRVITTLHRLGAPKLDKIEAELELFSTVRPVALVLPALYSDVMGTAMEGIIEELKGARFVREIVLALGPASDEEFRGVKEYLSVLPQEVKVIHTSGRRIKELFRTLDKAGLSAGKDGKGRSAWLSYGYIIASGKCDVIALHDCDIVSYSREMLARLCYPIMNPGLDFVFCKGYYARVTDKLHGRVTRLFVSPIVRALDRIIGGHPFLGYLDNFRYPLAGEFCMITELARVNRIPWDWGLEVGVLAEVFRNYSSRRVCQVDIAEIYEHKHQPLSAEDPTTGLTRMAIDIGKSLFRTLASEGIVFSDGFFKTLIATYLKIAEDTLAKYEADAAINGLYFDRHEEAMAVDAFTKGIATAGKIIMRDPLGAPLIPNWNRIISAIPGILERLRAAVEEDNGM, via the coding sequence ATGGCCGACTTCTATCAGACCAGGGTGATAACCACGCTCCACAGGCTCGGGGCCCCGAAGCTCGACAAGATAGAGGCGGAGCTCGAGCTCTTCTCGACCGTAAGGCCAGTGGCGCTCGTGCTGCCCGCGCTCTACTCGGACGTCATGGGCACGGCCATGGAGGGCATCATCGAAGAGTTGAAGGGAGCCAGGTTCGTAAGGGAGATAGTGCTCGCCCTGGGACCGGCCAGCGACGAGGAGTTCCGCGGCGTAAAGGAGTATCTCTCGGTGCTCCCCCAGGAGGTGAAGGTAATACACACGAGCGGGCGGCGCATAAAGGAGCTCTTCAGGACACTCGACAAGGCGGGGCTCAGCGCCGGAAAGGACGGCAAGGGGAGGTCGGCCTGGCTCTCCTACGGCTACATAATCGCCAGCGGCAAGTGCGACGTCATAGCGCTCCACGACTGCGACATCGTGAGCTACAGCCGCGAGATGCTCGCCCGGCTCTGCTATCCCATAATGAATCCGGGCCTCGACTTCGTCTTCTGCAAGGGCTACTACGCCCGCGTGACCGACAAGCTCCACGGCCGCGTCACCAGGCTCTTCGTCTCGCCCATCGTCAGGGCCCTCGACAGGATCATAGGCGGCCACCCCTTCCTCGGCTACCTCGACAACTTCCGCTACCCCCTGGCGGGCGAGTTCTGCATGATAACCGAGCTGGCCAGGGTCAACAGGATACCCTGGGACTGGGGCCTCGAGGTGGGCGTGCTCGCCGAGGTCTTCCGCAACTACTCGTCGCGCCGGGTCTGCCAGGTCGACATAGCCGAGATATACGAGCACAAGCACCAGCCGCTCTCCGCCGAAGACCCGACGACGGGGCTTACGCGGATGGCCATAGACATCGGGAAGTCGCTGTTCAGGACCCTTGCAAGCGAGGGCATCGTCTTCTCCGACGGCTTCTTCAAGACCCTCATCGCCACCTACCTGAAGATAGCCGAAGACACGCTGGCCAAGTACGAGGCCGACGCCGCCATAAACGGCCTCTACTTCGACAGGCACGAAGAGGCCATGGCCGTGGACGCCTTCACCAAGGGCATAGCCACTGCAGGAAAGATAATCATGCGCGATCCCCTCGGCGCGCCGCTCATCCCCAACTGGAACCGCATCATCTCGGCCATCCCCGGCATACTGGAGCGACTGAGGGCCGCCGTGGAGGAGGACAACGGTATGTGA
- a CDS encoding HAD-IIB family hydrolase gives MGRPDAARALGLQHLVPLRREAGTVKRVIFTDLDGTLLDAGTYSWEEAAPALELVRSSATPLVFSSSKTRAEIEKLRRELANGDPFVAENGGGVFIPEGYFPFPVPGRTADALRVTDIGLPYARVRRVLKEAAAAAGVTVRGFGDMTDREVARLTGLGIEEAALARRRDYDEPFVVTSGEAAPLLDAIEARGLRWTRGGLLYHIMGRHDKGQAVRLLKGHFERAFGAVETIGLGDGRNDLELLAEVDRPVLVRRRDGTYEPMEVEGLVRTEGAGPAGWNEAVGGILGRP, from the coding sequence CTGGGACGCCCTGATGCTGCTCGGGCTCTGGGCCTTCAGCATCTGGTTCCTCTACGCCGAGAGGCCGGGACAGTGAAGCGCGTGATTTTCACCGACCTGGACGGCACGCTCCTCGACGCCGGCACCTACTCGTGGGAGGAGGCGGCGCCGGCGCTCGAGCTGGTGAGGAGCAGCGCTACACCCCTCGTCTTCTCGTCGAGCAAGACGAGGGCCGAGATCGAGAAGCTGCGAAGGGAGCTCGCAAACGGCGACCCCTTCGTCGCCGAGAACGGCGGCGGCGTCTTCATACCGGAGGGCTACTTTCCCTTCCCCGTGCCGGGCAGGACGGCGGACGCTCTGAGGGTGACGGACATAGGGCTTCCCTACGCACGGGTGCGCCGCGTACTGAAAGAGGCGGCCGCGGCCGCCGGCGTTACGGTGCGCGGCTTCGGCGACATGACGGACCGGGAGGTGGCGCGGCTCACGGGACTGGGGATCGAGGAGGCCGCGCTCGCCAGGCGGCGCGACTACGACGAGCCCTTCGTCGTAACCTCTGGCGAGGCCGCGCCGCTTCTCGACGCCATAGAGGCCCGCGGGCTGCGATGGACGCGGGGAGGGCTCCTCTACCACATCATGGGCCGCCACGACAAGGGCCAGGCCGTAAGACTCCTCAAGGGACACTTCGAGCGGGCCTTCGGGGCGGTGGAGACGATAGGCCTCGGCGACGGCAGAAACGACCTCGAGCTGCTCGCCGAGGTGGACCGGCCGGTGCTCGTGCGAAGGCGCGACGGCACGTACGAGCCCATGGAGGTGGAGGGGCTGGTGCGCACCGAGGGAGCGGGCCCCGCGGGGTGGAACGAGGCCGTCGGCGGCATTCTCGGCCGCCCCTGA
- a CDS encoding ABC transporter ATP-binding protein — translation MASVTFRCVEKSFGAVAVLRGLDLNIDDGEFFTFVGPSGCGKSTVLNLVAGLEEPTSGDILIDGESVAGVSPAGRDVAMVFQSYALYPHMTVFENMAFPLRVRREGGAEIERRVKEAARTLGLDGLLSRFPRELSGGQRQRVALGRAIVRRPRVFLMDEPLSNLDAGLRVEMRTELKRLHRELGVTTLYVTHDQEEAMSLSDRLAILLDGELRQCGPPMEVYDRPADTFAARFIGSPSMNFFDAVVRSRSAGAGRCALEIEALGSLHRVEAGDEAVAALETGAGILVGVRPADMEVAQRLTGGSVEAVVEVTEPVGSLQWVDVAAAGARLKCAAPARLRLEPGARVSLRDFWQKAHFFDPSTGKRLRRPAA, via the coding sequence ATGGCTTCCGTAACCTTCAGGTGCGTTGAAAAGAGCTTCGGCGCCGTAGCGGTGCTCAGGGGGCTTGATCTCAACATCGACGACGGCGAGTTCTTCACATTCGTCGGTCCCAGCGGCTGCGGCAAGTCCACCGTCCTCAACCTCGTGGCCGGTCTCGAGGAGCCGACTTCCGGCGATATCCTCATCGACGGCGAGTCCGTGGCCGGCGTCTCCCCGGCCGGGCGCGACGTGGCCATGGTCTTCCAGAGCTACGCCCTCTATCCCCATATGACGGTCTTCGAAAACATGGCCTTTCCGCTGCGCGTGCGCCGGGAGGGCGGGGCGGAGATCGAGCGCCGGGTGAAGGAGGCAGCGCGCACGCTGGGGCTCGACGGGCTCCTTTCGCGCTTTCCCAGGGAGCTATCCGGCGGCCAGCGCCAGAGGGTCGCCCTGGGGCGCGCCATCGTGCGCAGGCCGAGGGTCTTTCTCATGGATGAGCCGCTGAGCAACCTCGACGCCGGGCTCCGCGTGGAGATGCGCACCGAGCTCAAGCGCCTCCACCGCGAACTCGGCGTCACGACCCTCTACGTCACCCACGACCAGGAAGAGGCCATGAGCCTGTCGGACCGCCTCGCCATCCTCCTCGACGGAGAGCTCCGCCAGTGCGGACCTCCCATGGAGGTCTACGACCGCCCGGCCGACACCTTCGCGGCCCGCTTCATCGGCAGCCCGTCGATGAACTTCTTCGACGCCGTCGTCCGCAGCCGCAGCGCCGGGGCGGGACGCTGCGCGCTGGAGATCGAGGCCCTCGGCTCCCTCCATCGCGTGGAGGCGGGGGACGAGGCCGTAGCGGCGCTCGAAACGGGCGCAGGGATCCTGGTCGGCGTGCGGCCGGCCGACATGGAAGTGGCGCAGCGGCTGACCGGGGGAAGCGTGGAGGCCGTCGTCGAGGTGACCGAGCCGGTGGGCTCGCTGCAGTGGGTCGATGTGGCCGCGGCGGGAGCAAGGCTCAAGTGCGCGGCGCCGGCCAGGCTGCGCCTGGAGCCGGGCGCCAGGGTCTCTTTAAGGGACTTCTGGCAGAAGGCCCACTTCTTCGACCCTTCCACGGGAAAGAGGCTTCGACGCCCCGCCGCTTGA
- a CDS encoding YjbQ family protein: protein MKSYRKELWFHIPERMAFLNITPRVEECLAESGVTEGLVLVNAMHITASVFINDDEPGLHDDYRRWLEELAPHEPLSRYRHNLTGEDNGDAHHKRQIMGREVVVAVTGGRLDFGPWERIFYGEFDGGRRKRVLVKIIGE, encoded by the coding sequence GTGAAGAGTTATCGAAAGGAGCTGTGGTTCCACATACCGGAGAGGATGGCCTTCCTCAACATAACCCCCCGGGTTGAAGAGTGCCTGGCCGAGAGCGGCGTGACCGAGGGGCTCGTCCTGGTCAACGCCATGCACATAACGGCCTCGGTCTTCATAAACGACGACGAGCCCGGCCTCCACGACGACTACCGCCGGTGGCTCGAAGAGCTCGCCCCCCACGAGCCGCTATCGCGCTACCGCCACAACCTCACGGGCGAGGACAACGGCGACGCCCATCACAAGCGCCAGATAATGGGCCGCGAGGTCGTCGTGGCCGTGACCGGAGGCAGGCTCGACTTCGGCCCCTGGGAGCGGATCTTCTACGGCGAGTTCGACGGCGGCCGGAGAAAACGGGTGCTGGTGAAGATAATCGGCGAGTGA
- the pal gene encoding peptidoglycan-associated lipoprotein Pal: MKKSLSLAAAVLLLSGIGFTGCAKKAVKTEVGAEAPRAEATSDAVPGFGPAVTEPPVVEEEVVEAPVPAMEGEVEPTTLAEIYREEGVTAEAVPPPATGAYESPYTPTPPVEVEPEPVEKPAEVVPMIMGARPKEAAPSPRAAPAPSAAVPMRMLTDVYFDYDRFNIRESERAAVEKNARLLRENKNYKVTLEGHCDERGTVEYNIALGERRANSVKNYLVNLGVSADRLTVVSYGKERPACLEHTEQCWQKNRRVHFHMRY; this comes from the coding sequence ATGAAGAAGAGTCTTTCACTTGCGGCGGCGGTCCTTCTTCTGTCGGGCATCGGTTTCACCGGCTGCGCCAAGAAGGCCGTCAAGACCGAGGTTGGGGCCGAGGCCCCCCGCGCCGAGGCCACTTCCGACGCAGTGCCCGGCTTCGGACCCGCAGTGACCGAGCCGCCGGTGGTCGAGGAAGAGGTCGTCGAGGCGCCGGTGCCCGCCATGGAGGGCGAGGTGGAGCCCACCACGCTCGCCGAGATATACAGGGAAGAGGGCGTAACGGCCGAAGCCGTGCCGCCGCCTGCTACAGGGGCCTACGAGTCGCCCTACACGCCCACTCCGCCCGTGGAGGTGGAGCCCGAGCCGGTAGAGAAGCCGGCCGAGGTGGTCCCAATGATAATGGGAGCCAGGCCCAAGGAGGCCGCTCCGTCGCCCAGGGCCGCTCCCGCTCCGAGCGCCGCCGTGCCCATGCGCATGCTCACCGACGTCTACTTCGACTACGACCGCTTCAACATCAGGGAAAGCGAGCGCGCCGCGGTGGAGAAGAACGCCAGGCTGCTGCGGGAGAACAAGAACTACAAGGTCACCCTCGAGGGCCACTGCGACGAGAGGGGCACGGTGGAGTACAACATCGCCCTCGGCGAGCGCCGGGCCAACTCCGTGAAGAACTACCTCGTAAACCTCGGCGTCTCGGCCGACAGGCTCACGGTGGTGAGCTACGGCAAGGAGCGTCCGGCCTGCCTCGAGCACACCGAACAGTGCTGGCAGAAGAACAGGCGCGTCCACTTCCACATGCGTTACTGA